A genome region from Geminicoccus roseus DSM 18922 includes the following:
- a CDS encoding helix-turn-helix domain-containing protein, translated as MTRTAFEHLFSPEEAEDLENRTVLLEGIQAWLKAHAHLSQEEAAAQLGVTQAHVSELKNGKISRFSIDKLMAIASRAGLRPKVLIQAQAQLPA; from the coding sequence ATGACCAGGACCGCCTTCGAGCACCTGTTCAGCCCCGAGGAAGCCGAGGACCTGGAGAACCGCACTGTCCTGCTGGAGGGTATCCAGGCATGGCTCAAGGCGCATGCTCACCTGAGCCAGGAGGAAGCCGCCGCGCAGCTCGGTGTCACCCAGGCACACGTCTCCGAGCTCAAGAACGGCAAGATTTCCAGGTTTTCCATCGACAAGCTGATGGCGATCGCCAGCCGTGCCGGGCTGCGCCCGAAGGTGCTGATCCAGGCGCAGGCCCAACTACCGGCATGA
- the cml gene encoding CmlA/FloR family chloramphenicol efflux MFS transporter: protein MSRRSLRAWTFSLPAALLLMAPFDLLASLAMDVYLPVVPSMPAILATSPTVVQLTLTLYLVVLGIGQVLFGPLSDRVGRRPVLLGGALLFALASFLIASTSSAPAFLALRVAQGLGAAAMLVATFATVRDVYADRPEGVVIYGLFGSMLAFVPALGPIAGALLDRSLGWRSIFVMLGIMAAAAALHALVRWPETRPAHRSASSIPLREILADQGFWTYTTGFSTAMGAFFVFFSTAPRVLVEHAGLTELAFSGLFATVALVMIATARFARTFVAGWGIDGSLVRGMVLLAVGAVLLAAGQGIAGTSPWTLVPPMWLVAAGIVFAVSVTANGALQRFGHAAGAATALYYCIQSLVVGALGTLCVVLLPGDTAWPLAAWCLSMASLTLALVATMPRRTRTEAVSP from the coding sequence ATGTCCCGTCGAAGCCTGCGTGCTTGGACCTTTTCGCTGCCGGCAGCGCTGCTGCTGATGGCGCCCTTCGACCTCCTGGCCTCCCTGGCCATGGACGTCTACCTGCCGGTCGTCCCGTCGATGCCGGCGATCCTTGCGACCTCGCCCACGGTCGTGCAGCTGACGCTGACCCTCTATCTGGTCGTGCTCGGCATCGGCCAGGTCCTGTTCGGGCCGCTCTCCGACCGGGTCGGCCGCCGACCGGTCCTGCTGGGTGGTGCGCTGCTCTTCGCGCTGGCCTCCTTCCTGATCGCGTCCACCTCCTCGGCGCCCGCCTTCCTCGCCCTGCGCGTGGCGCAGGGCCTGGGGGCCGCGGCGATGCTGGTGGCGACCTTCGCTACGGTGCGCGACGTCTATGCCGATCGCCCGGAAGGGGTGGTGATCTACGGCCTGTTCGGCTCGATGCTGGCCTTCGTGCCTGCGCTGGGACCGATCGCGGGCGCGCTCCTAGACCGATCGCTCGGCTGGCGCTCGATCTTCGTCATGCTCGGGATCATGGCGGCGGCCGCGGCGCTGCACGCCCTGGTGCGCTGGCCCGAGACCAGGCCCGCCCACCGTTCAGCTTCGAGCATCCCCTTGCGCGAGATCCTCGCCGACCAGGGCTTCTGGACCTACACGACCGGGTTCAGCACTGCGATGGGCGCGTTCTTCGTGTTCTTCTCGACCGCCCCGCGCGTCCTGGTCGAGCATGCCGGCCTCACTGAACTCGCCTTCAGCGGCCTGTTCGCCACGGTGGCCCTGGTGATGATCGCGACGGCGCGCTTCGCGAGGACGTTCGTCGCAGGCTGGGGCATCGACGGCAGCCTGGTCCGCGGCATGGTTCTGCTCGCGGTCGGCGCCGTGCTGCTGGCGGCGGGCCAGGGGATCGCCGGCACCTCCCCTTGGACGCTGGTCCCGCCCATGTGGCTGGTCGCCGCCGGCATCGTATTCGCGGTCTCGGTGACCGCCAACGGCGCGCTGCAGCGCTTCGGCCATGCCGCCGGCGCCGCGACCGCCCTCTACTACTGCATCCAGAGCCTGGTCGTGGGTGCGCTGGGAACGCTGTGCGTGGTCCTGCTGCCGGGCGACACCGCCTGGCCGCTCGCGGCCTGGTGCCTCTCCATGGCCTCACTCACCCTCGCCCTGGTGGCGACAATGCCGCGGCGAACCCGAACGGAAGCCGTCTCGCCCTGA
- a CDS encoding LysR family transcriptional regulator translates to MARAEINRSGEMEVFVRVVEQGGFSAAARACRMTPSAVSKLVARLEARLRARLVNRSTRAFQLTPEGCAFYERATRILADIEDAERGAGAGEQPVGRIRLNTSASYITHVLAGILPEFLDRYPGISLDLVQTDLVVDLLAERTDVAVRAGPLKSSSLVARKLGDTAMMVVGAPSYLARFGAPRTVEDLDSHRRLGFGYVRTVDGWPLATSGRTVVVPTAGPVQASDGEALRRLALDGVGLARLAGFAVRADIAAGRLVPVLEHLNPGDREAFHAIHVGQGGPLPSRVRALLDFLAERGTVD, encoded by the coding sequence ATGGCGCGTGCCGAGATCAACCGTTCCGGCGAGATGGAGGTGTTCGTCCGTGTCGTGGAGCAGGGCGGCTTTTCCGCGGCAGCCCGCGCCTGCCGGATGACGCCCTCGGCGGTGAGCAAGCTGGTCGCCCGGCTGGAGGCCCGGCTGCGCGCCCGGCTGGTCAACCGCTCGACCCGCGCCTTCCAGCTCACCCCGGAAGGATGCGCCTTCTACGAGCGCGCCACGCGCATCCTGGCCGACATCGAGGATGCCGAGCGGGGCGCCGGGGCGGGCGAGCAGCCGGTGGGGCGCATCCGCCTGAACACCAGCGCGTCCTACATCACCCATGTCCTGGCGGGGATCCTGCCGGAGTTCCTGGACCGCTATCCGGGCATCAGCCTCGACCTGGTGCAGACCGACCTGGTGGTGGACCTGCTGGCGGAGCGGACCGACGTGGCGGTCCGGGCGGGGCCGCTGAAGAGTTCCAGCCTGGTGGCGCGCAAGCTCGGCGACACGGCGATGATGGTGGTGGGCGCGCCTTCCTATCTGGCCCGCTTCGGCGCGCCCAGGACGGTGGAGGACCTGGACAGCCACCGCCGCCTGGGCTTCGGCTATGTCCGCACGGTCGACGGCTGGCCGCTGGCGACCAGCGGCCGGACGGTCGTGGTGCCGACGGCGGGGCCCGTCCAGGCCAGCGACGGCGAGGCGCTGCGCCGGCTGGCGCTGGACGGGGTCGGGCTGGCGCGCCTGGCCGGCTTCGCCGTGCGCGCCGACATCGCCGCCGGCCGCCTCGTTCCGGTGCTGGAACATCTCAACCCGGGCGACCGGGAAGCCTTCCACGCCATCCATGTCGGCCAGGGCGGGCCGCTGCCGTCGCGGGTCCGCGCCCTGCTGGACTTCCTGGCCGAGCGGGGGACGGTGGACTGA
- a CDS encoding MFS transporter yields the protein MPLALYALTAGAFGIGVTEFVIMGLLLEVGADLGVSIASAGLLISGYALGVVVGAPVLTVLTARWPRKTVLLALMAIFIAGNAACALAPGYGFLMAARVATALAHGTFFGVGSVVATGLVPSDRKASAIAVMFTGLTVANILGVPLGTWIGQHLGWRATFAAVTLVGLAAFTVIAALVPRDRAAPEAGDWRTDLAAILQAPVLLGLATTVLGYAGVFAVFTYIAPLLTRISGFQPAAVSPVLLVFGVGLIAGNLVGGRFADRNLLATVFGTLAALALVLAAMTWGFQAPVAAVLLTGLLGAAGFATVAPLQVWVLSRAAGASQSLASSFNIAAFNLGNALGAWAGGAVIEHGPGLGFVPLVAALFPATAIAVAALAARPSRPFVAGRGAGSTPHAG from the coding sequence ATGCCGCTGGCTCTCTATGCCCTGACCGCCGGAGCCTTCGGCATCGGCGTCACCGAGTTCGTCATCATGGGGCTGCTGCTGGAGGTCGGCGCCGATCTCGGCGTGTCGATCGCCAGCGCAGGCCTGCTGATCTCCGGCTACGCGCTGGGCGTGGTGGTCGGCGCGCCGGTGCTGACGGTGCTGACCGCGCGCTGGCCGCGCAAGACCGTGCTGCTCGCTTTGATGGCGATCTTCATCGCCGGCAACGCCGCCTGCGCGCTGGCGCCGGGCTACGGCTTCCTGATGGCGGCGCGGGTCGCAACCGCCCTGGCGCACGGCACCTTCTTCGGCGTCGGCTCGGTGGTGGCGACCGGCCTCGTTCCAAGCGACCGCAAGGCGTCGGCCATCGCGGTGATGTTCACCGGGCTGACCGTCGCCAACATCCTGGGCGTGCCGCTCGGCACCTGGATCGGCCAGCATCTGGGCTGGCGGGCGACCTTCGCCGCCGTTACCCTGGTCGGGCTCGCGGCCTTCACGGTCATCGCCGCGCTCGTCCCCAGGGACCGCGCGGCGCCCGAGGCGGGCGACTGGCGGACGGACCTCGCTGCCATCCTGCAGGCCCCCGTCCTGCTCGGCCTTGCCACCACCGTGCTCGGCTATGCCGGCGTGTTCGCGGTCTTCACCTACATCGCGCCGCTGCTGACCCGGATCAGCGGGTTCCAGCCGGCCGCGGTGTCGCCGGTGCTGCTGGTGTTCGGCGTGGGCCTGATCGCCGGCAACCTGGTCGGTGGACGGTTCGCGGACCGCAACCTCCTCGCCACCGTGTTCGGCACCCTGGCGGCGCTGGCCCTCGTGCTGGCGGCGATGACCTGGGGATTCCAGGCGCCGGTCGCCGCGGTGCTCCTGACCGGGCTGCTCGGCGCGGCCGGCTTCGCCACGGTGGCGCCGCTCCAGGTCTGGGTATTGTCCAGGGCCGCGGGCGCCAGCCAGAGCCTGGCGTCCTCCTTCAACATCGCCGCCTTCAACCTCGGCAACGCGCTGGGCGCTTGGGCGGGCGGCGCGGTGATCGAACACGGCCCCGGGCTCGGCTTCGTGCCGCTCGTGGCGGCCTTGTTCCCGGCGACGGCGATCGCCGTCGCTGCCCTGGCCGCGCGCCCGTCACGGCCGTTCGTCGCCGGCCGGGGCGCCGGCTCCACCCCGCATGCCGGCTGA
- a CDS encoding aldo/keto reductase yields MDHRPLGRSGLKVPVLSFGAGTFGGTGPLFGAWGNTDVAEARRLVDICLDAGVSLFDTADVYSGGASEQVLGAALKGRRDRALISTKTSLPMGDGPNDAGSSRFRLVRAVEDALKRLGTDHIDLLQLHALDAATPVEEVLSTLDALVRDGKVRYVGVSNFPGWQVMKALAAADRHGWPRYVAHQVYYSLIGRDYEWDLMPLGADQGLGALVWSPLGWGRLTGRIRRGAPWPQGSRLHDTASFAPPVEDDHLFRVVDALEAVAAETGKTVPQVALNWLTRRPTVASVIIGARNEEQLRQNLGAVGWTLTDGQAARLEEASAVTAPYPHFPYRRQEGFARLDPPIAG; encoded by the coding sequence ATGGATCATCGTCCTCTCGGTCGCTCCGGCCTCAAGGTGCCGGTTCTGAGCTTCGGCGCCGGCACGTTCGGCGGCACCGGGCCGCTGTTCGGCGCCTGGGGCAACACCGACGTCGCGGAGGCCCGCCGGCTGGTCGACATCTGCCTGGACGCCGGCGTCAGCCTGTTCGACACCGCCGACGTTTATTCCGGCGGCGCGTCCGAGCAGGTGCTGGGCGCGGCGCTCAAGGGGCGGCGCGACCGCGCGCTGATCTCGACCAAGACCAGCCTGCCGATGGGCGATGGCCCGAACGATGCCGGCTCGTCGCGCTTCCGCCTGGTCCGCGCCGTCGAGGACGCGCTCAAGCGGCTGGGCACCGACCATATCGACCTGCTGCAGCTGCACGCCCTCGACGCCGCGACGCCCGTGGAGGAAGTGCTGTCCACGCTGGATGCGCTCGTGCGCGACGGCAAGGTCCGCTATGTCGGCGTCTCCAATTTTCCGGGCTGGCAGGTCATGAAGGCGCTGGCGGCAGCCGACCGCCATGGCTGGCCGCGCTATGTCGCCCATCAGGTCTACTACTCGCTGATCGGCCGCGACTACGAATGGGACCTGATGCCGCTCGGCGCCGATCAGGGGCTGGGCGCGCTGGTCTGGAGCCCGCTCGGCTGGGGGCGGCTCACCGGCAGGATCCGGCGCGGCGCGCCGTGGCCGCAGGGCAGCCGCCTGCACGACACCGCCAGCTTCGCGCCGCCGGTCGAGGACGATCATCTGTTCCGGGTCGTCGACGCGCTGGAAGCCGTCGCGGCGGAGACCGGCAAGACCGTGCCGCAGGTCGCGCTGAACTGGCTGACCCGGCGGCCGACCGTGGCGTCGGTGATCATCGGCGCGCGCAACGAGGAGCAGCTCCGGCAGAATCTCGGCGCGGTCGGCTGGACGCTGACCGACGGGCAGGCCGCCAGGCTGGAGGAGGCCAGCGCCGTCACCGCGCCCTACCCGCATTTCCCCTACCGGCGCCAGGAGGGCTTCGCCCGCCTCGATCCGCCGATCGCGGGATAG